In the genome of Chloroflexota bacterium, the window TATGGCGTAAAGCCGCTTCAGGTGGGGCGGCACTACGAGATTGACTACATCCACTCCTACGGCGAGGTTAGCGATTTCTTCCTCGGCCTGAAGGAGAAGAAACTCCTGGCAACTCGGTGCCCCAAATGCGGCGCAACCTGGCTCCCGCCGCGCCGAGACTGCGGGAAGTGCGGCGCGAAAACCGAATGGTTTGAAGCCCCCCAAGAGGGCAAGGTGCACACCTTCTCGGTGCTCCATTTCTCTGCCGAAGCGTTCCTGCACGAAGTGCCGTTCGTCCTGGCCTACGTGGAACTTCCGGGGATAGACACCGTCTTTCTCACCCGCATCAAGGGCTGCAAGCCCGAAGAAGTCTATATCGGTATGCCGGTGCGGGCGCGTTTCCGCCGACTGGTAGATTGGACGCCGAACGACGTCTGGTTTGAGCCGATTTAGGCGCATGCACGGCATTTCGGCTTCCGCTCTGACGAGGAGGCGCTCGTGGACTTTGAACTGAACGAAGAACAGAAGATGTTCCAGAAGGCGGTGCGCGACTTCGCCGAGAAGGAGATCCGGCCCATCGCCCGCGAGACCGACGCCACGGAACAATTCCCGTGGGCCACCATCCGCAAGATGG includes:
- a CDS encoding Zn-ribbon domain-containing OB-fold protein, producing the protein MTHVYGVKPLQVGRHYEIDYIHSYGEVSDFFLGLKEKKLLATRCPKCGATWLPPRRDCGKCGAKTEWFEAPQEGKVHTFSVLHFSAEAFLHEVPFVLAYVELPGIDTVFLTRIKGCKPEEVYIGMPVRARFRRLVDWTPNDVWFEPI